The stretch of DNA atgattcagCAAGGCATGAAgtaagggtgtgtgtggatgttgaagtgagttgagttgagttgagttgtgatgataaaatattgttagaatattattttttaatattattattttgaaatttgaaaaaattgaattgtttattatattttgtattgggatttgaaaaagttgtaataatgagttgagatgagttgaggtgagtttggtaaccaaacgcaccctaacTGTCATTTGCATCACAACCAGAATGTACCTTCAAGATTCAGCAAGACATGAAGTAACTAACGCATTCCAAATGTaccttccaaaataaaaaatgaaaaaaaaataaagaaaaaaggcaGCAATATCAGAGCACTTTTCACATCAATCCAACATTGCATCACAAGATCAACACCTCAAAAATCAACACCAATAATTAGAACCAGAAATTACAAACCATGCATAAATTTTAAACGTTCCAAACTATACCAAACAGTGCAAGATTTAAACATACCAGCAATAAAACTGGACAAATAAAAGGTTGGACAAACAAAGTGGCAACATCGTTGCAACTAGCAGTGAGTTCAATTTGACCGACTCTTAGCATTCATAACAGTCAGCTCTATTATCTTCGAGAGGAGCTGCTCGATTGCTTATGTTGTTTGATCTTCACAATGATGGGATCACAGACTTTTTTAGTCACTTTCAGCTTTTCCTTATACTCATTTGCCGAGGCACTCTGGACACCCTCTAACCATTGAGTCACCTGGCGAATGGCATCTTCAATCTTCTTCTTACTTTCGGGCTCAAGCTTGGCACGAATCTCCTTATCTTTGACAATACTTTTCAGGTCGTAGGCGTAATCCTCCAAAGCTCCCTTAGCCTTGGCCTTGTCTTTGTacttttcatcttcaaccttGAAATTCTCGGCATCCTTGATCATCCTATTAATCTCTTCAATGGGCAGTCTCGCCTTGTCATTGGTTATGGTGATCTTTTGGCTCACGCCAGTGGTGCTCTCCCGAGCAGAAACCTTCAAGATGCCATTGATGTCAATATTAAAGGAGACAACGACCGTAATCTTACCCCTAGGTGCAGCAGGAATGCCAGAAAGCCTAAATTCTCCCAACAAATAATTATCCTTAGCTCTTGTTCTTTCACCCTCGTAAACAGAGAACAAAATACTAGTTTGGTTGTCCTCGACGGTTGTGTAGTTTCGTGTCATCTTGGTGGGACTGGTAGTATTCCTTGGAATCACCACAGACATTGTACAATTTCTAGTCTCCACCCCAAAGGACAAAGGAATGACATCTACGAGCACAATGTCTTGAACTCTCTCATTACCCGTACCAGCCATGATTGCAGCTTGAACAGAGGCTCCATAAGCCACGGCTTCATCCGGGTTCAGGCTCCTTTTAAGCTCCATGCCGTCAAAGAATTCCTGCAACAGCTGCTGGACCTTTGGTATTCTGGAAGAACCGCCCGTAAGAACAACATCATGAACACTTCTCTTGTCCATCTTAGCATCAGCCAAACATTTTTCCACCAGCTTAACAGACTTCTTG from Juglans microcarpa x Juglans regia isolate MS1-56 chromosome 3S, Jm3101_v1.0, whole genome shotgun sequence encodes:
- the LOC121258528 gene encoding heat shock 70 kDa protein 4-like, whose protein sequence is MVLLKMRITAESYLGMPVENAVVTVPAYFNDAQRKATMDAGRIAGLKVMRILNEPTAAAIAYGIDKLGSSIRKRNVLIFDLGGGTADVSLLTIEGSEFKVKAVAGDTHLGGEDFDNRMVNHCVEVFKRKHKKDISGNAKTMRRLRTECERAKRVLSSALDTNISVDALYEGIDFSSNITRSKFSELNMDFFKKSVKLVEKCLADAKMDKRSVHDVVLTGGSSRIPKVQQLLQEFFDGMELKRSLNPDEAVAYGASVQAAIMAGTGNERVQDIVLVDVIPLSFGVETRNCTMSVVIPRNTTSPTKMTRNYTTVEDNQTSILFSVYEGERTRAKDNYLLGEFRLSGIPAAPRGKITVVVSFNIDINGILKVSARESTTGVSQKITITNDKARLPIEEINRMIKDAENFKVEDEKYKDKAKAKGALEDYAYDLKSIVKDKEIRAKLEPESKKKIEDAIRQVTQWLEGVQSASANEYKEKLKVTKKVCDPIIVKIKQHKQSSSSSRR